From a region of the Paenibacillus sp. FSL R10-2734 genome:
- a CDS encoding VOC family protein translates to MKVQGFNHVTVNVSNLSRSLNFYTGILGLQLIHKGNTDVYLEWGSAWICLIEQPEYTESKGNVIGVDHIAFSIAEEHFEEAVQVLQSHEVRIIRGPVKRGLGWTVNFLDPDGIQLELHTSNLKERMSVWNNAIK, encoded by the coding sequence ATGAAGGTCCAAGGCTTTAATCATGTGACGGTGAATGTGAGTAATTTATCGCGTTCATTGAATTTCTATACTGGTATTTTAGGCCTTCAGCTTATTCACAAAGGGAATACAGATGTTTATCTGGAATGGGGAAGTGCTTGGATTTGTCTCATTGAACAGCCTGAGTACACCGAATCCAAGGGTAATGTAATTGGGGTAGACCACATTGCCTTTAGTATAGCGGAAGAGCATTTCGAGGAGGCTGTCCAAGTACTCCAATCCCACGAAGTACGAATAATTAGGGGACCAGTTAAACGGGGATTAGGCTGGACGGTCAATTTTCTCGACCCAGACGGGATCCAGCTAGAGCTGCATACCTCTAATCTAAAAGAACGAATGAGCGTTTGGAATAACGCGATAAAATAG
- a CDS encoding DMT family transporter, producing MSNVTVSSSTKVSSTSPLRSGFWLVVIGAALWGVDPLFRIILLKSLTSSQIVLLEHVVLFFAASPVLWRHRAELKGVGLRQIGALLIVSWGGSAGATILFTMALSSGDLNAVLLLQKLQPIFAIGLAALILKERLPKNFGILIVLALVGTYLLTFGWSIPFGHVNNFIGVSSLMALGAAALWGGSTVMGRYLLGSMKYETVTSLRFILALPLLFVITTLEGAPWQSHGGFGASAAIAINLLLQALLPGLLSMLLYYKGLSTTKASFATLAELSFPMTGVIINWIVFQQLVTLPQIIGFALIWTALFFISSQQSKPQTL from the coding sequence ATGAGTAATGTAACAGTTTCATCATCAACTAAGGTAAGCAGCACGTCTCCGCTACGCAGTGGGTTTTGGCTCGTTGTGATCGGTGCAGCACTATGGGGCGTTGATCCGCTCTTTCGTATTATCCTCTTAAAGTCGTTAACCTCGTCGCAAATTGTCCTGTTGGAGCATGTTGTGCTTTTCTTTGCGGCTTCACCGGTTCTTTGGCGTCACCGTGCCGAGCTTAAAGGCGTCGGACTACGCCAAATAGGTGCGCTGTTAATTGTTTCATGGGGAGGCTCCGCCGGGGCAACAATCCTATTCACGATGGCACTTTCCAGTGGGGATTTGAATGCAGTGCTATTGCTGCAGAAGCTGCAGCCAATATTCGCGATCGGTCTGGCGGCTTTAATTCTTAAAGAACGTCTGCCCAAAAATTTCGGAATTCTCATTGTTCTGGCACTGGTAGGAACCTATCTGTTGACCTTTGGTTGGAGTATTCCTTTTGGACATGTGAATAACTTTATCGGTGTTAGCAGTCTGATGGCCTTAGGAGCAGCCGCACTGTGGGGTGGATCGACAGTAATGGGTCGTTATCTGCTTGGGTCTATGAAATATGAGACAGTGACTTCCCTACGATTTATTTTGGCGCTACCCTTGCTCTTCGTTATCACTACATTAGAAGGTGCACCATGGCAGAGTCATGGCGGATTTGGTGCATCTGCTGCCATAGCCATTAATTTGTTGCTGCAAGCTTTGCTGCCAGGATTACTCAGTATGCTTCTGTATTACAAAGGACTTAGCACTACTAAAGCTTCCTTCGCCACATTGGCTGAACTAAGCTTTCCTATGACGGGAGTCATTATTAACTGGATCGTATTCCAGCAGCTTGTTACTCTTCCGCAAATTATCGGATTTGCTTTGATCTGGACCGCTTTATTCTTTATATCGAGCCAACAGTCCAAACCACAAACGCTCTGA
- a CDS encoding FadR/GntR family transcriptional regulator, whose product MDALILLLPLRYDEDKVKMNEEKSVTVKKLAHESILEQMKARIESGVWKPGTRLPTLKELAEEFSLSVTAVREALRILESQRIISIEHGRGLFVSNEPGLLEDAGHKLREMGNSSLLQLLEARIVLEPDLAYFCAQRATPSQVKQLKELAETMEAQMREGGDFFTTDLQFHQLIAEGADNPVLAQMLAAVTDLSAAGRRETNKLPNMRGKAMSYHNLIAIAMLERQAEQARELMKAHIADMMKSVREHVKSR is encoded by the coding sequence TTGGATGCATTGATCTTACTGCTGCCCTTACGGTATGATGAGGACAAAGTCAAGATGAATGAGGAGAAGAGTGTCACTGTGAAGAAACTTGCACATGAATCTATTCTCGAGCAGATGAAAGCTCGTATCGAATCGGGAGTCTGGAAACCTGGTACACGTTTGCCGACCCTGAAGGAGCTCGCCGAAGAATTTTCGCTTAGTGTGACGGCTGTGAGGGAAGCCCTTCGTATCCTTGAGAGCCAGAGAATTATTAGCATCGAACATGGAAGGGGCTTATTCGTCAGTAACGAACCGGGGCTGCTCGAGGATGCAGGACATAAGCTGCGCGAGATGGGGAACAGCTCGTTGCTCCAGCTGCTTGAAGCGAGAATTGTACTGGAGCCCGATCTCGCTTACTTCTGCGCGCAGCGGGCAACTCCTTCGCAGGTGAAGCAGCTAAAGGAGCTTGCCGAGACCATGGAAGCGCAAATGAGAGAAGGAGGCGACTTCTTTACAACCGATCTGCAATTTCATCAATTGATTGCCGAAGGTGCGGACAACCCGGTTCTTGCCCAAATGTTGGCAGCTGTCACAGATTTGTCTGCGGCCGGAAGGCGGGAGACGAACAAGCTTCCGAATATGAGAGGCAAGGCGATGAGTTATCATAATCTAATTGCCATAGCCATGTTGGAACGTCAAGCCGAGCAGGCGAGAGAGCTCATGAAGGCGCATATTGCGGATATGATGAAGTCGGTGAGGGAACACGTGAAGAGTCGTTAA
- a CDS encoding dihydrodipicolinate synthase family protein — translation MGKSISGIVPIVAATFTNTGLLDEDSFQHLVQHLLGTGISGLTLFGLATEFYKLTDEEKKTMQRILLAETSAHPTVASMISVTDHSAEVAEHRAKLAEHQGADALMLLPPFFLQPSEHAIMEHIRRVVSAVSIPVVVQYAPSQTGVRLSPDVFVRLKEQHDNLQAIKVETQPPGRYVGQLLDSSNGKLGALVGYAGVQMPDVLMRGASGIQPGCSFSEVYVELLRLSQVDHKAYLSLFHRLLPYISYWMQGVELIIKAEKIILYRRGLIASDYCRTPAYGMDQQELEQIESFLDEFGAYWTI, via the coding sequence ATGGGAAAATCGATTTCGGGCATTGTACCTATCGTTGCCGCGACCTTTACGAACACCGGTCTACTGGATGAGGACAGCTTTCAGCATCTGGTGCAGCATTTGCTTGGTACCGGCATTTCCGGATTGACTTTGTTCGGCTTGGCAACGGAATTTTATAAGCTGACCGATGAAGAGAAAAAAACGATGCAGCGGATTCTACTGGCGGAAACGTCCGCGCATCCGACAGTGGCTAGCATGATCTCCGTGACGGATCACTCCGCTGAAGTGGCGGAACACAGAGCGAAGCTAGCCGAGCATCAGGGGGCGGACGCGCTCATGCTGCTGCCGCCGTTTTTCCTCCAACCATCAGAGCATGCAATCATGGAGCATATTCGTCGAGTCGTCAGCGCCGTTTCGATTCCAGTTGTCGTTCAATACGCGCCAAGTCAGACCGGCGTAAGGCTGTCGCCCGATGTGTTCGTTCGGCTAAAGGAGCAGCACGACAATTTGCAGGCCATAAAAGTCGAAACGCAACCTCCGGGCCGTTACGTAGGGCAATTGCTGGACAGCTCGAATGGAAAGCTTGGCGCTTTGGTCGGATACGCTGGCGTACAAATGCCTGATGTGCTTATGCGAGGGGCAAGCGGCATCCAACCCGGGTGTTCGTTCTCTGAAGTGTATGTGGAGCTGCTCCGACTGAGTCAAGTAGATCATAAGGCGTACTTGAGCTTGTTCCATCGATTGCTACCGTACATTTCGTACTGGATGCAAGGGGTAGAATTAATTATTAAAGCGGAGAAAATTATTTTGTATAGACGAGGGCTAATCGCGTCCGACTACTGCAGAACACCGGCATATGGCATGGACCAGCAGGAGCTTGAACAAATTGAGAGCTTTTTGGACGAATTTGGAGCCTACTGGACGATTTAG
- a CDS encoding histidine kinase: MVIMLIPITILYFYSNKTTTDVLRTELNTSNSNQLSFFQNQVESNMELLSSWPILLIHDPDILSLKDTYLKGTHLNLDAINLVKRIQTKISIQESSSNWKSKLYLYSPSIHRMVSESDAIPYADEDLKREVKSGWHVEKIKEQDGDRFLFSWFSFTPFMSEFSPEKVNTVMKVEFDSRNIEDMLDKFKSDGRRDPFYYKQGTGLIFNRSADKLLAKELVERLEQEQLNQSENRTVKIEGESYSVNIVYSDKMGWYLIDYMPLSEILHPILTSNRLFYFAVSALLLMSCLVAYLLYVQVQVPVRLLVGGFQRLKQGDYSTRVEIKGRNEFSFLSGRFNSMVEQIQQLIENVLMEKIHVREARLKQLQSQINPHFFYNCFSFITSMAKLDNMGAVVGMSHNLSRYYRYTTRQERDLVALSEETEFVTHYLEIQKMRMSRLQYEVNIPPQMRKRDLPPLVLQPLVENAVIHGIEPVSKEGLVRITGSCNGRVMTLSVEDDGQGMSREGIIELENKLGKAMDEEMGCGLWNVHQRMRLRFGEEAGLTISPSPLGGLQVTLQWLIPLTDNDTDDI, from the coding sequence ATGGTCATTATGCTGATCCCGATTACGATCCTCTACTTCTATTCCAACAAAACGACTACGGATGTGCTGCGCACGGAGTTAAATACTTCGAACAGCAATCAGCTCAGTTTTTTTCAGAATCAGGTAGAGAGTAATATGGAGCTATTATCATCGTGGCCGATCTTGCTGATTCATGATCCTGATATTTTGAGCTTAAAGGACACTTATTTGAAGGGTACACATTTGAATCTGGATGCGATCAACCTGGTCAAGCGGATTCAGACCAAAATTAGTATCCAAGAAAGCTCCTCCAACTGGAAGAGCAAGTTGTATCTATACTCCCCGTCCATCCATCGAATGGTGTCAGAAAGTGACGCTATACCGTATGCGGATGAGGATTTGAAGCGGGAAGTAAAGTCAGGCTGGCATGTAGAAAAGATCAAGGAACAGGATGGCGACCGCTTCTTGTTCTCATGGTTTTCTTTTACACCCTTTATGTCAGAGTTCTCTCCGGAAAAGGTCAATACGGTTATGAAGGTAGAGTTCGACAGCCGAAACATTGAAGATATGCTGGATAAATTCAAAAGTGATGGTAGAAGAGATCCTTTTTATTATAAGCAAGGTACTGGACTTATCTTTAACCGCAGTGCCGACAAGCTGCTAGCCAAAGAACTAGTAGAAAGGCTGGAGCAAGAGCAGCTGAATCAGAGCGAGAATCGTACTGTGAAAATTGAAGGCGAGTCATACAGTGTAAATATAGTCTATTCGGACAAAATGGGCTGGTATTTAATCGACTATATGCCGCTGTCAGAAATACTGCATCCGATCCTAACCTCCAACCGCTTATTTTATTTTGCTGTTAGTGCATTGTTATTAATGAGCTGTCTCGTAGCCTATTTATTATATGTTCAGGTGCAAGTGCCCGTTAGATTATTGGTTGGAGGTTTCCAGAGGCTGAAGCAAGGGGACTACTCTACACGGGTGGAGATCAAAGGTAGGAATGAGTTCAGCTTTCTGTCCGGACGGTTTAACAGCATGGTAGAACAGATCCAGCAGCTGATAGAGAATGTGTTAATGGAGAAAATCCATGTTCGCGAAGCTAGATTAAAGCAGCTTCAATCCCAGATCAATCCGCATTTCTTCTATAATTGCTTCTCATTTATTACGAGCATGGCGAAGCTCGATAATATGGGTGCTGTCGTCGGTATGTCGCATAATTTATCTCGATATTACAGATATACAACCCGCCAAGAACGTGATCTAGTCGCTTTATCCGAAGAGACAGAATTCGTGACTCACTATTTGGAAATCCAAAAAATGAGGATGAGCAGACTTCAGTATGAGGTGAATATCCCGCCGCAAATGCGTAAAAGAGATCTTCCACCGCTAGTTCTTCAACCTTTGGTTGAGAATGCGGTTATCCACGGGATTGAGCCCGTCTCTAAAGAGGGGCTGGTGCGAATTACCGGTTCATGCAACGGTAGAGTCATGACATTATCGGTTGAGGATGACGGACAAGGCATGAGCCGAGAGGGTATTATCGAATTGGAAAATAAACTAGGCAAGGCGATGGATGAAGAAATGGGCTGTGGGCTTTGGAATGTACATCAGAGAATGCGGCTGCGTTTTGGTGAGGAAGCAGGATTGACGATTTCACCATCACCACTCGGGGGATTACAGGTTACACTGCAGTGGTTAATACCACTAACTGACAATGATACGGATGACATCTAG
- a CDS encoding carboxylesterase/lipase family protein, whose protein sequence is MGGPIAVTSYGKLQGREEGGVYVWRGIPFAAPPVGELRFRAPQPPEAWSGIRDASEFGPVCHQPADTRGTRFGGIAPRHSEDCLYLNVWSPAAPGEALPVMVWIHGGTFVTGAGSQPQFDGTSFAEQGKVVLVTVNYRLGPFGFLHLSSLGDGFASNQGLLDQIAALEWVKLNISAFGGDPQRVTVFGESAGSMSIAALLAMPAAKGLFAGAIMQSGAAQTLPNQQGKDIAVALLSELGISPDGDTSLISSFSAEQIVEAATRMTIKLTGGSLAMLFQPVIDENTLPVEPAQAVASGSAEGIPLLIGTNRDEGNLFFRGEMPGADFEESLKALEQMMGTGSLADIAGHYSSTWEGQAEILTDLYFWGTSIFFAESQLAYAPVWMYRFDGTVPGHPLLNKAVHGAEIAFAFNNLSHISRLGAEITPAMQKLSDSMHDAWIAFAHRGDPITSEMLWPNYTLEERATLIFDEEMYVAHDPESEKRKRIISILVGE, encoded by the coding sequence ATGGGTGGACCGATAGCAGTAACCTCTTATGGTAAGCTTCAAGGACGAGAGGAGGGTGGCGTGTATGTTTGGCGTGGAATCCCTTTTGCAGCTCCGCCAGTTGGGGAGCTTCGATTTCGTGCGCCGCAGCCACCAGAAGCTTGGAGCGGAATTAGAGATGCTTCTGAATTTGGTCCAGTTTGCCATCAACCGGCGGATACGAGAGGTACTCGTTTTGGTGGCATAGCACCTCGTCATTCTGAGGATTGTTTGTACTTAAATGTATGGTCACCTGCTGCCCCGGGCGAGGCGCTTCCTGTAATGGTCTGGATTCATGGGGGCACATTTGTGACTGGTGCGGGAAGTCAGCCACAGTTTGATGGCACTAGCTTCGCGGAGCAGGGTAAGGTAGTTTTGGTGACGGTTAATTATCGACTGGGGCCGTTTGGCTTTTTGCATCTGTCTTCGCTAGGTGACGGATTTGCGTCTAATCAAGGCTTACTGGATCAAATCGCCGCGCTGGAATGGGTGAAGCTTAATATTTCCGCCTTTGGAGGCGACCCGCAGCGAGTCACGGTATTCGGAGAGTCAGCTGGCAGTATGAGCATTGCAGCACTCTTGGCAATGCCTGCTGCAAAGGGATTATTTGCTGGAGCGATCATGCAAAGTGGAGCTGCCCAGACGCTGCCAAATCAGCAGGGGAAAGATATTGCAGTAGCTTTACTTTCTGAATTAGGCATTTCGCCTGATGGGGATACTAGCCTGATTAGTTCATTTTCAGCGGAACAAATTGTTGAAGCCGCCACAAGAATGACCATTAAATTAACGGGTGGATCATTAGCGATGTTGTTTCAACCTGTCATTGATGAGAATACGCTTCCTGTAGAGCCTGCACAGGCAGTGGCATCAGGATCGGCTGAGGGTATCCCATTGTTGATCGGAACCAATCGCGATGAGGGTAACTTGTTTTTCAGGGGAGAAATGCCTGGTGCAGACTTTGAGGAATCGCTCAAGGCGCTGGAGCAGATGATGGGGACTGGAAGTCTAGCGGACATTGCCGGCCACTATTCTTCTACCTGGGAAGGACAGGCGGAGATTCTAACGGATCTTTATTTCTGGGGGACTTCTATATTCTTTGCAGAGAGTCAATTGGCTTATGCGCCTGTTTGGATGTACCGTTTTGATGGAACGGTCCCTGGTCATCCGCTGTTAAACAAAGCTGTGCATGGCGCAGAAATTGCTTTTGCCTTTAATAATCTGTCTCATATATCTCGTCTTGGTGCGGAAATTACACCGGCGATGCAGAAGCTGTCTGATAGTATGCATGATGCATGGATTGCCTTCGCGCATAGAGGAGATCCTATCACATCCGAGATGTTATGGCCCAATTACACTCTGGAAGAACGTGCAACGCTGATCTTTGATGAAGAGATGTACGTAGCTCATGATCCTGAGTCGGAGAAACGCAAGAGAATCATCTCTATTCTGGTTGGAGAATGA
- a CDS encoding substrate-binding domain-containing protein, with protein MKESFWTKLLFSFFAVGGIAFLGVIGFIFTAISGGLMFYTPLVVVLSVVIAIYVVLLIFNILSRKISRIVLLSIVGLSLLATAGYEIKAAYVSRLATVDDREVNLTLYEPFVENSKVVNLDEPADFHIDSNAPRLDGATALYPLYSAFVQSVYPVGKYDPYDYRNSQVLCTSTPEAYKRLIEGETDIIFVAAPSLAQQKHAKRKGVELKLTPIGREAFVFFVNKRNSVTGLAADQLKDIYAGKITNWKTVGGPSNRIRAFQRPEDSGSQTMLQKFMGDTPLMTPPQEDIADVMSGIIQQTSSYRNYKNALGYSFLFYASEMNQSGEITLLSIDGVKPDKKSIRSGQYPLATEFYAVTTRNDNPNIQPFLDWLQSSQGQELVEKTGYTSLK; from the coding sequence ATGAAGGAATCATTCTGGACGAAGTTATTGTTCTCCTTTTTTGCCGTAGGCGGAATAGCTTTCTTAGGAGTCATAGGTTTTATATTTACTGCAATTTCCGGGGGACTTATGTTTTATACGCCACTTGTAGTGGTTTTATCTGTTGTAATCGCCATTTATGTTGTACTCCTTATATTTAATATTTTGTCACGAAAAATAAGCCGTATTGTGCTGTTATCCATCGTCGGTCTTAGCCTGCTGGCTACCGCTGGATATGAGATTAAAGCTGCTTATGTCAGCAGACTTGCCACAGTTGATGATCGGGAGGTCAATCTAACGCTGTATGAGCCTTTTGTCGAGAATTCCAAAGTAGTAAATCTGGATGAACCAGCAGATTTTCATATCGACAGTAATGCTCCTAGATTAGATGGTGCAACTGCACTCTACCCCCTGTATTCAGCTTTCGTGCAATCCGTCTATCCTGTTGGCAAATATGATCCATATGACTATAGAAACAGTCAAGTGCTTTGTACTAGTACACCAGAGGCCTACAAAAGACTAATTGAAGGTGAGACCGATATTATTTTTGTGGCTGCTCCTTCCCTCGCACAGCAGAAACATGCGAAGCGAAAAGGCGTTGAGCTGAAGCTTACACCCATCGGCCGCGAGGCTTTCGTATTTTTTGTGAATAAACGAAATTCCGTAACCGGACTAGCCGCTGATCAACTTAAAGATATCTACGCAGGTAAGATCACAAATTGGAAGACTGTTGGTGGTCCTAGTAACCGGATACGTGCTTTTCAACGGCCAGAAGATAGCGGAAGTCAGACAATGCTTCAAAAGTTTATGGGGGATACTCCACTCATGACACCACCTCAAGAAGATATAGCTGATGTTATGAGCGGAATCATTCAACAAACCTCCAGCTATCGCAATTATAAGAATGCACTCGGTTACAGCTTCTTATTTTATGCCTCAGAAATGAATCAAAGTGGAGAAATCACACTCCTATCTATCGATGGTGTAAAGCCCGACAAGAAGAGTATTCGTAGTGGACAGTACCCATTAGCCACCGAATTTTATGCTGTAACCACTCGAAATGACAATCCAAATATCCAGCCGTTCCTAGATTGGCTTCAATCCTCACAGGGGCAGGAATTGGTAGAGAAAACTGGTTATACTTCTTTGAAATAA
- a CDS encoding N-acetylmuramoyl-L-alanine amidase family protein gives MKKFGFLALLLLLLVLVHPGTGYAGSAETHINLDGNDLKISKEAQVQIVNGSVMVPLRVVAEQLGYTVKWDNVTKTALIEQKGTILKLILNNEMAEASGKQVKLDNPPFLSGTTTLVPLRFVGEHTGTSVGWDNVTKTVYLTSPAPEIGVSDPEIKVPDTSVTTPSDNGSNGNTATGGNASVSAATNLSFVDNKLIIAVNGSVTPNVFTMTDKDRIVVDLPNTSFGDSFHQNLSTGKNQNGQLTITDNPNVSAVRYSLFSSSPSTIRIVIDLNSASNYSVTNANDGLIIVDLNGTSTTPPATTAPEVPVTTPPPVTNDTGKKIIVIDAGHGGKDSGGVSVNKLYEKDFTLPTALKIAELLKNDPNIQVVLTRSDDTYPTLQERAKLANNLKADLFISIHANSIPEGSKSNPSGTETYYTRKESLQFAQTVHKYLVAATGLSDRGVRQSSLHVTRETTMPAILLECGYLSNTKDEALLFSADFQDKVANAVVLGIKEQLGR, from the coding sequence ATGAAGAAGTTTGGTTTTTTGGCGTTACTGCTGCTGTTGTTGGTACTGGTTCACCCAGGAACTGGTTATGCCGGCTCTGCAGAAACACACATCAATCTAGACGGCAATGATCTTAAGATTTCAAAAGAAGCACAGGTTCAAATTGTAAATGGAAGCGTGATGGTTCCACTTCGCGTCGTTGCGGAGCAGCTTGGTTATACCGTGAAATGGGATAATGTGACTAAGACTGCACTCATTGAGCAAAAGGGAACGATATTAAAGTTAATCTTGAATAATGAGATGGCAGAGGCTTCAGGGAAACAGGTTAAACTGGACAACCCTCCGTTTCTCAGTGGTACCACGACTCTCGTCCCTTTAAGATTTGTTGGAGAACATACAGGAACTTCTGTCGGTTGGGATAATGTGACCAAAACAGTATACTTAACTTCTCCAGCACCAGAGATTGGCGTAAGCGATCCAGAAATTAAAGTTCCAGACACGTCTGTAACTACACCCTCCGATAACGGATCAAATGGCAACACAGCAACCGGTGGAAACGCCTCGGTGTCTGCAGCCACAAATCTTAGCTTCGTAGATAACAAGCTGATCATAGCGGTGAACGGCAGTGTAACACCCAATGTATTCACTATGACAGATAAAGACCGAATTGTCGTAGACTTACCGAACACCAGCTTTGGAGACAGCTTCCATCAGAACCTTTCTACCGGAAAGAACCAAAACGGGCAATTAACAATTACCGATAATCCTAATGTCTCTGCAGTTCGTTATTCATTATTCAGTAGTTCCCCATCAACAATTCGGATTGTCATTGATCTTAACAGCGCTAGTAACTATAGTGTGACCAATGCTAACGATGGACTTATTATAGTGGATCTAAATGGGACAAGCACCACGCCTCCTGCAACCACTGCACCTGAAGTACCAGTCACAACACCACCACCTGTAACAAACGATACTGGCAAGAAGATTATCGTCATTGATGCAGGACACGGCGGGAAAGATTCAGGGGGCGTAAGTGTAAATAAGCTCTATGAGAAGGATTTCACGTTGCCAACTGCGCTGAAAATTGCAGAATTGTTAAAGAACGATCCAAATATTCAGGTTGTGCTGACCCGAAGTGATGATACATATCCCACTCTACAGGAAAGAGCTAAGCTAGCTAACAACCTTAAAGCTGATCTGTTCATCTCTATTCATGCGAATAGTATTCCGGAGGGCAGCAAGAGTAATCCAAGTGGCACAGAGACCTATTACACTCGTAAAGAAAGTTTACAATTTGCTCAAACTGTTCATAAGTATCTCGTAGCCGCTACGGGTCTTTCAGACCGTGGGGTTCGCCAAAGTAGTCTCCATGTCACACGAGAGACCACAATGCCTGCTATTTTACTTGAGTGCGGTTATTTAAGTAACACCAAGGATGAAGCACTACTCTTCAGTGCAGACTTTCAGGATAAAGTAGCTAATGCAGTCGTTTTAGGAATTAAAGAACAATTAGGTCGTTAA
- a CDS encoding AI-2E family transporter, producing the protein MERLQVWPEKFKKFFLNNKFVVTLLILLLTGITILVFSKIPFIFTPISVLLHTVAAPLLLSGIAYYLLNPLVDRMEKRYRIKRVYAIIILYLLIAGIITLILVMVIPILRTQLSGLIDEFPRYSDLIQERFMNLTGSEFFGQIQDSIGTNLSEITSKITAWGTSFLNNALNGVGSFVGAVTEIVLAVVTTPFILFYLLRDGKRLPDYILKFVPTSLQPQTRMVMSEMNAQISSYIRGQIIVSCCIGALLYVGYLIIGLEYSLVLAIAAACTAVVPYLGPAIAITPALVVAMVTSPFMLLKMIIVWTAVQLIEGKFISPQIMGKSLKIHPITIIFVIIFAGKMFGVLGIILAVPGYAVLKVVFTHIFQWFRFQSGLYKQVEENKE; encoded by the coding sequence ATGGAGAGGCTGCAGGTGTGGCCAGAGAAGTTTAAAAAGTTTTTTCTGAACAATAAATTTGTGGTGACCTTACTTATTTTATTGTTAACTGGGATAACGATCCTGGTGTTCTCAAAGATACCGTTTATTTTTACGCCTATATCTGTATTGCTACACACGGTGGCTGCACCATTGTTACTATCGGGTATCGCTTATTACTTACTGAATCCGTTAGTAGACCGAATGGAAAAAAGATACAGAATAAAACGTGTGTATGCGATCATCATTCTTTACCTGTTAATTGCGGGTATCATCACATTGATTCTGGTAATGGTGATTCCAATTCTTCGTACGCAATTATCTGGTTTGATCGATGAATTTCCAAGGTATAGTGACTTGATCCAGGAACGATTTATGAATCTAACGGGTAGTGAATTTTTTGGTCAAATTCAAGATAGTATAGGAACCAATTTAAGTGAGATAACCAGCAAGATTACGGCTTGGGGCACTTCTTTTCTGAATAATGCTCTAAACGGCGTAGGGAGCTTCGTCGGCGCAGTTACGGAGATAGTGCTGGCGGTAGTAACGACACCGTTTATTCTATTCTACTTGCTTCGTGATGGAAAAAGATTGCCGGATTATATTCTAAAATTCGTTCCTACCTCGCTGCAGCCGCAGACTCGGATGGTAATGTCGGAAATGAACGCTCAGATATCTTCCTATATACGAGGGCAAATTATAGTAAGCTGCTGTATTGGTGCGCTGCTATATGTTGGCTATTTGATTATTGGGCTGGAGTATTCACTCGTTCTTGCCATCGCCGCTGCTTGTACAGCAGTGGTTCCATATTTAGGTCCAGCAATTGCTATTACACCAGCCTTAGTTGTGGCCATGGTCACTTCTCCATTTATGCTGCTGAAGATGATCATCGTCTGGACGGCTGTACAGTTAATTGAAGGGAAGTTTATTTCTCCACAAATTATGGGCAAGTCGCTGAAGATTCATCCGATCACTATCATTTTTGTGATTATTTTTGCCGGAAAAATGTTCGGCGTTCTCGGGATTATCCTTGCAGTTCCTGGTTACGCAGTACTAAAGGTTGTATTTACACATATTTTTCAATGGTTCCGGTTCCAGTCCGGATTATATAAGCAGGTTGAAGAGAATAAGGAATAA